A genomic window from Bacteroidota bacterium includes:
- a CDS encoding DUF3467 domain-containing protein, which produces MSDAADTPQDPNASQPQINIELTEKVAEGTYANLVMIAHSPEEFILDFIRVMPGVPKARVKSRIVVTPQHAKRLLAALEENIGRYEASFGAIGEGGGAPQFSFSIPGGEA; this is translated from the coding sequence ATGAGCGACGCCGCCGACACGCCCCAGGACCCGAACGCCAGCCAGCCCCAGATCAACATCGAACTGACGGAGAAGGTGGCCGAGGGGACGTACGCGAACCTCGTCATGATCGCGCACTCGCCGGAGGAGTTCATCCTCGACTTCATCCGGGTGATGCCGGGCGTGCCGAAGGCGCGGGTCAAGAGCCGGATCGTGGTCACGCCGCAGCACGCCAAGCGGCTCCTCGCCGCGCTCGAAGAGAACATCGGGCGCTACGAAGCCAGCTTCGGGGCCATCGGCGAGGGCGGCGGAGCGCCGCAGTTCTCGTTCAGCATCCCGGGCGGCGAAGCGTAG
- a CDS encoding ATP-binding protein encodes MDMPTPETRSSEVLALLAPEVLAATVSAKNQRLGSNAAWDAVFGSEGLWDRLSPEDRRFAGDYVTEAATGALITHQMFLIAHRPEELPVPVLLNFLPVHLPHSRASGRPVVITGEVLQEPKRWATDQTKRRRMEMLGQMAMGIAHDFNNLLTSILGHVELLKGALDEVPGVLPATRDHPHTIERAALDGAALVRKIQRYIRHEKKQRFDLVDLASILDEVASLTRPYWYNEPRGQGIAIELVKELGEVPPVRGVEPELRDVFVNLILNAVQAMPDGGTLTLRTRLDGSSVVAQVDDTGVGMTDATRQHIFEPLFTTKGENGTGMGLAVAYGIVQEHSGDIDVASTPGEGTRFSVRFPVAAASPLTLEPAAPPAERRSVETARLLVVDDERMVRDITVRLLRSRRYEVQEASGGTDALRCIADEPFDLIVTDLGMPEMSGSELAYRIKQHHPHLPIVLLSGHTDAEDQAESVDAVVRKPFQIQALDETIQGLLAE; translated from the coding sequence ATGGACATGCCCACCCCCGAGACTCGCTCCTCCGAGGTGCTTGCTCTTCTGGCACCGGAGGTGCTCGCGGCCACGGTGTCCGCCAAGAACCAGCGTCTCGGCTCGAACGCGGCCTGGGACGCGGTCTTCGGCAGCGAGGGCCTGTGGGACCGGCTCAGCCCCGAGGACCGCCGCTTCGCCGGCGACTACGTCACCGAGGCCGCCACCGGCGCGCTGATCACGCACCAGATGTTTCTCATCGCCCACCGACCCGAGGAACTGCCGGTGCCGGTGCTGCTCAACTTCCTCCCCGTCCACCTGCCGCATTCCAGAGCGTCGGGCCGCCCGGTCGTCATCACGGGCGAGGTCCTGCAGGAGCCCAAGCGCTGGGCCACCGACCAGACCAAGCGGCGGCGCATGGAGATGCTCGGCCAGATGGCGATGGGCATCGCGCACGACTTCAACAACCTGCTGACCAGCATCCTCGGCCACGTCGAACTCCTCAAGGGGGCGCTCGACGAGGTGCCCGGCGTGCTCCCGGCCACGCGCGACCACCCGCACACGATCGAGCGGGCCGCCCTCGACGGGGCCGCGCTCGTGCGCAAAATCCAGCGCTACATCCGCCACGAGAAGAAGCAGCGCTTCGACCTCGTCGACCTCGCCTCGATTCTCGACGAGGTGGCCTCGCTGACCCGGCCCTACTGGTACAACGAGCCGCGCGGCCAGGGCATCGCCATCGAACTCGTCAAAGAACTCGGCGAGGTCCCCCCGGTCCGCGGCGTCGAGCCCGAGCTGCGCGACGTGTTCGTCAACCTCATCCTGAACGCCGTCCAGGCCATGCCCGACGGCGGCACCCTCACGCTCCGTACCCGGCTCGACGGGTCGAGCGTGGTTGCCCAGGTGGACGACACCGGGGTCGGCATGACGGACGCGACGCGGCAGCACATCTTCGAGCCGCTCTTCACCACGAAAGGCGAGAACGGCACCGGCATGGGCCTCGCCGTTGCCTACGGCATCGTGCAGGAGCACAGCGGCGACATCGACGTGGCGAGCACGCCGGGCGAGGGCACGCGCTTCTCGGTCCGCTTCCCGGTCGCGGCGGCCAGCCCGCTGACGCTCGAGCCCGCCGCCCCGCCCGCCGAGCGGCGCTCGGTCGAGACCGCCCGCCTCCTCGTCGTGGACGACGAGCGCATGGTGCGCGACATCACCGTCCGCCTGCTGCGCAGCCGCCGCTACGAGGTCCAGGAGGCCAGCGGCGGCACCGACGCCCTCCGCTGCATCGCCGACGAGCCCTTCGACCTCATCGTAACCGACCTCGGGATGCCGGAGATGAGCGGGAGCGAGCTCGCCTACCGCATCAAGCAGCACCACCCGCACCTCCCCATTGTCCTGCTCAGCGGCCACACCGACGCCGAGGACCAGGCCGAGAGCGTCGACGCTGTCGTCCGCAAGCCGTTCCAGATCCAGGCGCTCGACGAGACGATCCAGGGCCTGCTGGCGGAGTAG
- a CDS encoding FHA domain-containing protein, whose product MPIKLLVTHTGDSGAPDEYVFDQGPVTIGRDGDNALTLPDPSRVLSKHHAEVRGTDGAYYLADLGSKNFTFLNGKRLPSDQPARLSPGDSFKLGDFEVTFYPQAAPEPRDDRTVFAASFANPFDEVAEKLAASLGAMRRVWEAEGGAHRAEALREALGAAVIGGGDEPDAVVAALLGGGVVHGEAAAPEEAWSPAASPAPDQPSPDEPGANEPMPFADEPPASQAGSHPLAVTQVEPLMPPAIPPPDTPPPGIPPSVGPVRAEPLRGAELPREAPPVRHAAPEMSGLDGQADRVLDALLEVVSKLVSIPWQFRHEFIGQTIVQTDETAFLYETPPEELKALLLDTRDPAEAERRIGVLVDAADAVAVHQLAMLDGYKASVQDGAGRLLGQVDPTPLEEEIEASSPVYKVPQLRSVAVLDRLKELHQELGGEDWSVAERRAFRPAFIKAYLARMTRRRA is encoded by the coding sequence ATGCCCATCAAGCTGCTGGTCACACACACCGGGGACAGCGGAGCGCCGGACGAGTACGTCTTCGACCAGGGCCCCGTCACAATCGGCCGAGACGGGGACAACGCGCTGACGCTCCCCGACCCGTCGCGCGTGCTCAGCAAGCACCACGCGGAGGTGCGCGGCACCGACGGCGCGTACTACCTGGCCGATCTGGGGAGCAAGAACTTCACCTTCCTCAACGGCAAGCGGTTGCCGTCGGACCAGCCGGCCCGGCTCAGCCCCGGCGACAGCTTCAAGCTCGGCGACTTCGAGGTGACGTTCTACCCCCAGGCCGCGCCGGAGCCGCGCGACGACCGGACCGTGTTCGCCGCCAGCTTCGCGAATCCGTTCGACGAGGTGGCGGAGAAACTGGCCGCTTCGCTCGGAGCCATGCGCCGCGTGTGGGAGGCCGAGGGCGGGGCCCACCGCGCCGAGGCCCTGCGCGAGGCGCTCGGCGCCGCAGTGATCGGCGGCGGCGACGAACCGGACGCGGTCGTGGCGGCACTCCTGGGCGGAGGAGTGGTACACGGCGAGGCAGCCGCGCCCGAAGAGGCATGGAGCCCCGCTGCTTCGCCCGCCCCCGACCAGCCGAGCCCGGACGAGCCGGGAGCCAACGAGCCCATGCCGTTCGCGGACGAGCCGCCTGCCTCGCAGGCCGGGAGCCACCCCCTCGCCGTCACGCAGGTAGAGCCGTTGATGCCCCCGGCGATTCCACCACCCGACACCCCGCCGCCGGGCATTCCGCCCTCGGTGGGGCCCGTGCGCGCCGAGCCTCTCCGGGGGGCCGAACTGCCGAGAGAGGCACCGCCGGTTCGGCACGCCGCGCCGGAAATGTCAGGGCTGGACGGTCAGGCCGACCGCGTGCTCGACGCCCTCCTGGAAGTGGTCTCCAAGCTCGTCTCGATCCCGTGGCAGTTCCGGCACGAGTTCATCGGGCAGACGATCGTCCAGACCGACGAGACGGCCTTTCTGTACGAGACGCCCCCCGAGGAGCTCAAAGCACTCCTGCTCGACACGCGCGATCCAGCCGAGGCCGAGCGCCGCATCGGCGTACTCGTGGACGCGGCCGACGCCGTCGCGGTGCACCAACTGGCGATGCTCGACGGGTACAAGGCGAGCGTGCAGGACGGGGCCGGGCGGCTGCTCGGGCAGGTGGACCCGACGCCGCTGGAAGAAGAGATCGAGGCGAGCAGCCCAGTCTATAAAGTACCCCAGCTTCGGAGCGTCGCCGTGCTGGACCGGCTCAAGGAGC
- a CDS encoding pyridoxal-phosphate dependent enzyme, with protein MWHESILGTIGNTPLVQLHRIPAALPCTVLAKVEFTNPGGSVKDRIGLAMIEDAEQKGLLKPGGTIIEGTSGNTGAGLAIAAIAKGYRCIFTTTDKQSQEKIDVLRAFGAEVIVCPTAVAPDDPRSYYSVAKRLSEEVPGSFYPNQYDHPANAEAHYRATGPELWEQTDGRITHYVAGAGTGGTISGATKYLKEQNPDLKTIGVDPYGSVYYTYFHTGVFEESEIYPYFTEGVGEDILAGNMDFSLLDDYVRVTDKEAMQMTRRLAREEGLFIGQSCGMAMAGAMQWLEAHQGDLSAGDVVVVLLPDSGFRYLSKTYNDEWMRRHGFLDERSAVTVDRILAHSGREHAVVAVSPSHTLAEAVARMTEHGISQLPVMEDGAVVGSLTEKRILGLLVDDPAARDQAAGEVMEAPLPTVAAHVSVEDLSAALNAAPGAVLVHTPGADRLDIITRSDLISALAANGR; from the coding sequence ATGTGGCACGAGTCCATCCTCGGCACGATCGGTAACACGCCGCTCGTCCAGCTCCACCGCATCCCGGCCGCGCTGCCCTGCACGGTGCTGGCCAAAGTCGAGTTCACGAACCCCGGCGGCTCGGTCAAGGACCGCATCGGGCTTGCGATGATCGAAGACGCCGAGCAGAAGGGGCTGCTGAAGCCCGGCGGGACCATCATCGAGGGCACGAGCGGCAACACCGGCGCGGGCCTCGCCATCGCCGCGATCGCGAAGGGGTACCGCTGCATCTTCACCACGACCGACAAGCAGAGCCAGGAGAAGATCGACGTCCTCCGCGCCTTCGGGGCCGAGGTGATCGTCTGCCCGACGGCCGTCGCCCCGGACGACCCGCGCTCGTACTACTCCGTCGCCAAGCGCCTCTCGGAGGAGGTCCCGGGCTCGTTCTACCCCAACCAGTACGACCACCCGGCCAACGCCGAGGCCCACTACCGCGCGACCGGCCCCGAGCTGTGGGAGCAGACTGACGGGCGGATCACCCACTACGTCGCCGGGGCCGGCACCGGCGGCACGATCTCCGGCGCGACGAAGTACCTCAAGGAGCAGAACCCCGACCTCAAAACCATCGGCGTCGACCCCTACGGCTCGGTCTACTACACCTACTTCCACACGGGTGTCTTCGAGGAGTCCGAGATCTACCCCTACTTCACCGAGGGCGTCGGCGAGGACATCCTGGCGGGCAACATGGACTTCTCGCTCCTCGACGACTACGTCCGGGTGACCGACAAGGAGGCGATGCAGATGACGCGCCGGCTGGCGCGCGAGGAGGGTCTCTTCATCGGCCAGAGCTGCGGCATGGCGATGGCCGGGGCGATGCAGTGGCTCGAAGCGCACCAGGGCGACCTCAGCGCCGGCGACGTGGTCGTCGTGCTCCTCCCGGACTCCGGCTTCCGCTACCTCTCGAAGACCTACAACGACGAGTGGATGCGCCGCCACGGCTTCCTCGACGAGCGCTCAGCGGTGACCGTGGACCGCATCCTCGCGCACAGCGGGCGCGAGCACGCCGTCGTCGCTGTCTCGCCGTCCCACACCCTCGCCGAGGCCGTCGCCCGGATGACCGAGCACGGCATCTCGCAGCTTCCGGTGATGGAGGACGGGGCCGTCGTCGGGAGCCTCACCGAGAAACGCATCCTCGGCCTGCTCGTCGACGACCCGGCGGCCCGCGACCAAGCCGCGGGCGAGGTCATGGAGGCTCCGCTCCCGACCGTCGCCGCCCATGTGTCCGTCGAAGACCTGTCGGCTGCGCTCAACGCCGCCCCCGGGGCTGTGCTCGTCCACACCCCCGGCGCGGACCGCCTCGACATCATCACGCGCTCGGACCTGATCTCGGCCCTCGCCGCCAACGGACGGTGA